The DNA sequence GAGACTTTTCCACTATTATTTAATACTGCCCATTGTAAGCTTACCATGaagaatgcagagacatttcAGGAGGCAGTATTGGTGAAGATTATCCTCAATGGGTACCAGCAATAAGCAATGATAATTATCTTTTTCAGCTGCTCACAGACATATCTCACTTCATACCTGATATTGCCTGTCAAAAATTAGTGAAAATGTTTACTATTGATCTACAGTCCATCCCCTCGGTCAACAGAGCACTGTTTTAGCTATTCGCTGCTGTCAGCTATAGAATACAGTACTGAATATTTTCATTTTTCAAAGCATTCAATTCTCTCAGCTCATTATTTGAAATAAATTCCTCTGCTTACAATGAAGTTGACAGAATTAATGATATACAAGCAGCTTTCAAATCATTATGTCAATAATGAAATTAACCATTTAAGGAGGTAATTTCTGCTTCAGTATATACAGAAATGTTGTGGAGTTGCATTTTAGATTTGAACCCATTTGGGTTAAATTAAAAATAGTTTTGTGGCAGATAAAGGAGGCCTGCGTTGACAAGGCAACCTTATCTCCTTTACATTATTGCTGCAATGATAAACACAATCAATTACATGCAGAAATTCTGGGCATTGTGCTGCATCAGCTATTTCACTGCACATATAAACTtcaggaaaaataaaaaaaaaactaaaatgaGGCATTTTGGTATATTTAACTGCTATGCAATTCAGAAAATGGTTCCTCACTGGACACATTTAGTGTGCACAAGGAAAAAAGGCAGTGGAATGGAAGTGGAGAGGGGGAACTAGAATTTCTAGTACAATTTAGAGTGTGGGAACAGTGACACTCCTCACCATTACATTTAGCATCTAATCCCAGTGAGACAGCTGCAActtcatcactttctcctttagCTTGTacattttcattaaaaaaaaatcatagcAGGAAAGCCTGAAATATAGCTCAATGCAGGAGGTGCAACTTTGTGGAGGGTGGACAATACTTCTGGAAATACAGTATTAAAATTTCAATTTTCTGGTTATGTGACTCTGACAAACAGAGGACGACGAGATTGCCGCCACTTAAAAAATTAAAGTAGCATGCCTTGTGACTGTTACTTATTTATCACTCTATCAATGAAATAAATAGCTTTAATATGCAGTACCTTCCCTGCTATCATTTTTAGGGCTGCTGTGTAAAACGTGTCCAGAGTGGGAGACTGCAGTCGCTTAGTCCCACCCACTTGCAGGCTGATTCGATTTCCCTGAAAAAAACCTGACCATTCGTTATCACTGATTTGGAAGAAAACAGTCAGGGTTCGTTTAATCAATCAGGTGCAAAACTACCTATAAAAATATAATTGTTTCAGGCAGGTTGAAAGCACATTCCAATTCCATCCGGCTCCTTTCAAGATCACAATATTTTGTTCCTGTCAAGGACACCTTCCAGAAAAAAAAACGCATCATTCAAATAAGTGATTTACCACCAGCTTTAGAAACACTTTTTATGCATTTTTAGGATCATTCAGTCGGATTTCAGTCAAGGTCAGAATAGTGTAAACACGAATAAATACTACTTTCTTAAATAAATTACAGGAagaaagtgagggggggggggaaaagagatcTATAAAGTGACGGTGTGGATCGCACGTCTGAGCATTATTCATCTGCGGTGCGTTCAGTGTTAGTTTGAAGCTCTCGGGAGGCGAAGGTAGCAAAGAGAGCCGGTACCTACTTGTCCAGTTAATCCTGGAGAAGGCAGTTCGGGTCTGCACCGTTGCAGGACGGACAAACGCCCCGAAATGACACAATCCATACTGATTGCAATCTTGGCACAATCGGAGTCAGCACCGTAACAACGTCCGAAAGTATCGTCTCGTTCAGCAAGTGCTCGGCTTATGAAAGAAAACCAAGGGACAGTCATCCTGACCCGACCTGTACAGTTCCACGTTGGAAAGGGAGACattgggaatggggtgggggcggggagttGGAGGAAAAAGGTCTAAAACAATAAATTTCACAAAGCGATGTGTTTGTGCGtgttgttttgtttttaattgcTCTCAGTCAAAGTAGCCGTCGAATACATCCAGCTCGGGGTCGGTGTCGTAGGTGACCGATGCGGGATCCGAGAGCACCCCGAGGTCGACGAGAGCCTGGTCGAAGTCGTCCGGGAGGAAGACGATGCCCACGTTCAGGAGGATGTACTCCATCAGGAAGGCATAGTACAGGATCAGCACGTTCACAAAAAACAATCCCACGTAAAACATATAGGGCAGCTCATCGAACAGCGACTCCACCGAATCGAGGTCAGCATAAATGGTCATAGGCTTCTCTCAAGGTGGCACCGGGTGGCACATCAAAACCGCGGCGGTCCCGCCTGCCTGCCGCGCAGACATTTGTGTTTCTCGGCTTGTCTCTCGGGCCGGAGCGGAGGCTGTCTGTTgcgtgttttttttttccccccccttCCTCTTTATTCAAACGGCTTCATCGAGCTTCCCCGCACCTTGGTTCAAGCGGATCCGAGCGCTAGGCCTCGCCTCGCTGTGCGCACGCGCGCCCCGCTCGCCTCTCTTCCCGCCTCTTTCACGGGGCCGTCGGCATCGGACGCTTCACCAACCGCGCGTTCCGCCCCCTTCGCGCGCTAGGTCTGTCGTGACTGGCCAGACGCGTGGTCCATCAGCTGACGGCACAGCCCTTATCCCGCCCACTCGCTCAGGCGTGCACGGCCCCACTAACCGCACTACTTGCTGAATGACTAATCGTCTTGTCAATCAGCTTACGTCACAGGCCTGGTCCCGTCCATACGTCCCACGCAGACACCGCCCCCAAACCTGCCGCGTGATGAATGGCTGGTCGCGTTATCAATCAGCTGACGACCGAGACTTTGTCCCACCTACTCGTGCGGTGAACAGCGCCCCCTTGCTGAATGGCTTATCGCGTTGTCCATCACCTGACGACACAGCCCTTGTCCCACACACTCACGCCAGCACGCATTAGGCACCGCCCCCTCAACCGTGCTGCTTGTTGAATGGCTAAACTCATTGTCCATCAGCTGACGGAACAACCCTTGGCCCGCATACAGGCTGAGACATTGAAGGTATTTCCTCCTCGTCCTTATGAGGACAGCCGGCTCTTTGCTGAATGGCCAATCGCGTTGTCCATCAATTGACGACACAGCCGTCGCTCCGACACCACTCCCCATCCTCAGACCTCAAACACGCTGGGACTTTCAGCAGTCTCCTGCGATTGGTTAGATATACTATCAATCTCCTTCGTGTGTGTCCTGAAACCGGCCTCCCCTCCAGGCGCACCTCCACTGAATGGCTAGGGTCGGTGTGCATCAATCGACGATACGGCCGTGTACCTCTTCTCTGCCAATCCCCGAGCGGATCACACCGTAGATTACCGCCTG is a window from the Chiloscyllium punctatum isolate Juve2018m chromosome 40, sChiPun1.3, whole genome shotgun sequence genome containing:
- the LOC140464656 gene encoding uncharacterized protein isoform X2; this translates as MSPFPTWNCTGRVRMTVPWFSFISRALAERDDTFGRCYGADSDCAKIAISMDCVISGRLSVLQRCRPELPSPGLTGQVMDTAGRVSIYFQKPKHHRTVKSQPNCSRIECRPEQVAQEYNHCMKAEPI
- the LOC140464656 gene encoding uncharacterized protein isoform X1, which produces MSPFPTWNCTGRVRMTVPWFSFISRALAERDDTFGRCYGADSDCAKIAISMDCVISGRLSVLQRCRPELPSPGLTGQVMDTAGRVSIYFQKPKHHRTVKSQPNCSRIECRPEQPSLTNRISWNNTGWQSFVASVPVLDVLLACYNVAK